A window of the Streptomyces sp. NBC_01351 genome harbors these coding sequences:
- a CDS encoding response regulator transcription factor — MRVLVVEDEEFLREMIAEGLRRDALAVDEAGDGLEALRRLRLDAYDVLVLDRDLPGLHGDEVCRQVVRERLPTRVLMLTASGTVRDRVEGLGLGADDYLTKPFAYDELLARVLALGRRTRPALPPVLERAGTAVDTARRTATRDGHRLSLSRKEFAVLEALLRAEGAVVSSDDLIEQVWEQDTSYSTNAVRVTLSKLRAKLGEPPLIETVPGAGYRIAAP; from the coding sequence ATGCGCGTACTGGTGGTGGAGGACGAGGAATTCCTCCGGGAGATGATCGCCGAGGGGCTGCGTCGCGACGCCCTGGCCGTCGACGAGGCGGGCGACGGCCTGGAGGCGCTGCGCCGCCTGCGGCTGGACGCGTACGACGTCCTCGTCCTCGACCGCGACCTGCCCGGCCTGCACGGCGACGAGGTCTGCCGGCAGGTGGTGCGCGAGCGGCTGCCGACCCGCGTCCTGATGCTGACGGCCTCCGGGACCGTGCGCGACCGGGTCGAGGGCCTCGGTCTCGGCGCCGACGACTACCTCACCAAGCCCTTCGCCTACGACGAGCTCCTCGCCCGTGTCCTGGCCCTCGGCCGGCGCACCCGCCCCGCCCTGCCGCCCGTGCTGGAGCGCGCCGGAACCGCCGTCGACACGGCCCGCCGCACCGCCACCCGCGACGGACACCGGCTCTCGCTGTCCCGCAAGGAGTTCGCCGTGCTGGAGGCACTGCTGCGCGCCGAGGGGGCCGTGGTCAGCAGCGACGACCTGATCGAGCAGGTGTGGGAGCAGGACACCAGCTACTCCACCAACGCCGTCCGCGTCACCCTCAGCAAGCTCCGCGCCAAGCTGGGCGAGCCGCCACTGATCGAGACCGTGCCGGGCGCGGGCTACCGGATCGCCGCCCCGTGA
- a CDS encoding ATP-binding protein: MKPPRGFRVLPRTERGRLTALYGSLLLLAGGGLVALVYVLVGQGLYASVNGAVRTVSPGFAVPASGITPGWWAEPARDYVPAQRLPPGEAPTEEQLKSYAYTRDLSDAVTTATQHRMLVYSLLALAVFAVLSIWLAWWMAGRVLRPVGVITETARRLSGENLDQRISLDAPPGELKELADTFDAMLGRMEDLVCAQRRFAANAAHELRTPLAVQRAAVEIGLAGEPSPQKVARIRERLIGVADAGEQLVESLLLLAVSQEGLEPGSTGPVDLAALTAERAEELAEEVTEEVTEADPAAGPPQAPTVVRTLAPLTVTGDRALLGHLVRNLLTNAVRHNRAGGRITVATSADGELVVSNTGPVIDPADVPRLLEPFRRRAERQHTAGEGAGLGLSIVAAIARAHGASLAAEANAEPGGGLTVRVRFPQPDGRGTVPGTPGSKIG; encoded by the coding sequence GTGAAGCCGCCCCGGGGGTTCCGGGTGCTCCCGCGCACCGAACGCGGCCGCCTCACCGCCCTCTACGGTTCGCTGCTGCTCCTCGCGGGCGGCGGCCTGGTGGCACTGGTCTACGTCCTCGTCGGCCAGGGCCTCTACGCGAGCGTCAACGGGGCCGTCCGCACGGTCAGCCCGGGCTTCGCCGTGCCGGCCTCCGGCATCACCCCGGGCTGGTGGGCCGAGCCGGCCCGCGATTACGTACCGGCGCAGCGGCTGCCCCCGGGCGAGGCGCCCACCGAGGAGCAGCTCAAGAGCTACGCCTACACCCGCGACCTCTCCGACGCCGTCACCACGGCCACCCAGCACCGGATGCTGGTGTACTCGCTCCTCGCGCTGGCCGTCTTCGCCGTGCTGTCGATCTGGCTCGCCTGGTGGATGGCCGGCCGGGTGCTGCGCCCCGTCGGCGTGATCACCGAGACCGCGCGCCGGCTGTCCGGAGAGAACCTGGACCAGCGGATCTCCCTCGACGCTCCGCCCGGCGAGCTCAAGGAGCTGGCCGACACCTTCGACGCGATGCTCGGGCGGATGGAGGATCTGGTCTGCGCCCAGCGGCGGTTCGCGGCGAACGCGGCGCACGAGCTGCGCACCCCGCTGGCCGTGCAGCGGGCCGCGGTCGAGATCGGGCTGGCGGGGGAGCCGTCGCCGCAGAAGGTGGCCCGGATCCGGGAGCGGCTGATCGGTGTCGCGGATGCCGGCGAGCAGCTCGTCGAGTCCCTGCTGCTGCTCGCCGTGTCCCAGGAGGGCCTGGAGCCCGGATCGACGGGGCCGGTGGACCTGGCGGCGCTGACGGCGGAGCGGGCGGAGGAGCTGGCGGAGGAGGTGACGGAGGAGGTGACGGAGGCGGACCCGGCGGCCGGCCCGCCGCAGGCGCCGACCGTCGTACGGACCCTCGCGCCGCTGACGGTGACGGGGGACCGGGCCCTCCTCGGGCACCTCGTCCGGAACCTGTTGACCAATGCAGTACGTCACAACCGCGCGGGCGGCCGGATCACCGTCGCGACCTCCGCAGACGGGGAACTGGTGGTGTCCAACACCGGCCCGGTGATCGATCCGGCGGACGTGCCGAGGCTCCTGGAGCCGTTCCGACGGCGGGCCGAACGGCAGCACACCGCAGGTGAGGGCGCAGGATTGGGGCTCTCGATCGTCGCGGCCATCGCGCGGGCGCACGGGGCATCGCTCGCCGCCGAGGCCAATGCGGAGCCGGGGGGCGGGCTGACGGTCCGGGTCCGCTTCCCGCAGCCGGACGGGCGGGGCACCGTCCCGGGTACACCGGGATCGAAGATCGGCTGA
- a CDS encoding transmembrane-type terpene cyclase: MDLMLTLVSGIAWTIVYVEAIRVGLRDRTYAMPVAALSLNFAWESIYAVREFTVGISAQGVVNVVWAVADVVIVCTYLRFGRAELPRFVTRPMFAGWAVLVFGTGFAVQGLFLAHFGAHDATRYSAFLQNLLMSGLFIGLFAARQGPRGQSLTIAVAKWLGTLAPTLLFGVIEDAPFILGLGILCSVFDLVYIGLLLQARRRAVLVRGNAGPDDVRLAEAAP, encoded by the coding sequence ATGGATCTGATGCTCACACTGGTCAGCGGGATCGCCTGGACGATCGTGTACGTGGAGGCCATCCGCGTCGGCCTGCGCGACCGCACGTACGCGATGCCCGTCGCCGCGCTCTCACTGAACTTCGCCTGGGAGTCGATCTACGCGGTCCGCGAGTTCACGGTCGGGATCTCCGCGCAGGGCGTGGTGAACGTGGTGTGGGCGGTGGCCGACGTGGTGATCGTCTGTACCTACCTGCGGTTCGGGAGGGCCGAACTGCCGCGGTTCGTGACCCGCCCGATGTTCGCCGGCTGGGCGGTGCTGGTGTTCGGCACCGGCTTCGCCGTACAGGGCCTGTTCCTCGCCCACTTCGGGGCGCACGACGCCACGCGCTACTCGGCGTTCCTCCAGAACCTGCTGATGTCCGGCCTGTTCATCGGCCTCTTCGCGGCCCGGCAGGGCCCGCGCGGACAGTCCCTGACCATCGCCGTCGCCAAATGGCTGGGCACCCTGGCCCCGACCCTGCTCTTCGGGGTGATCGAGGACGCGCCGTTCATCCTGGGCCTCGGGATCCTGTGCAGCGTCTTCGACCTGGTGTACATCGGACTGCTGCTCCAGGCCCGCCGCCGGGCGGTGTTGGTGCGGGGGAACGCCGGGCCCGATGACGTTCGCCTTGCCGAAGCGGCCCCATGA
- a CDS encoding LLM class F420-dependent oxidoreductase, with translation MARVFPEGRLVYGMQLPIQSQSTIYAEPWEATAGAADLAEVARAADGAGFGYLATCDHVAIPRRLAGPMSTIWYDPVATLSFLAGVTERVRLLSHVAILGLRHPLLSAKQYATLDHLSGGRLILGVGAGHVQEEFEVLGVDFARRGAVLDETLDALRAALGPEEYPEFEGERFSFKDLGQLPRPAQERIPVWVGGSSGPAVRRAALRGDGWLPQGDPRDKLPAQIARIKELRAQAGIAGPMEFGAISEALYVGEPGWDTGRRTLTGKAEALAESLREYKTLGVDQIQVRFRSRDRAELVDQITAFGADVAPHLND, from the coding sequence ATGGCGCGCGTATTTCCGGAAGGTCGGCTGGTCTACGGGATGCAGCTCCCGATCCAGTCGCAGAGCACCATCTACGCCGAGCCCTGGGAGGCCACGGCCGGCGCCGCCGATCTCGCCGAGGTGGCCCGCGCCGCCGACGGCGCCGGCTTCGGGTACCTGGCCACCTGCGACCACGTGGCCATCCCGCGCCGGCTCGCCGGCCCCATGAGCACCATCTGGTACGACCCGGTGGCCACCCTGTCCTTCCTCGCCGGAGTCACCGAACGCGTCCGGCTCCTCAGCCACGTCGCGATCCTCGGCCTGCGCCACCCGCTGCTCAGTGCCAAGCAGTACGCCACCCTCGACCACCTCTCCGGCGGCCGGCTGATCCTCGGGGTCGGGGCCGGGCACGTCCAGGAGGAGTTCGAGGTGCTCGGCGTGGACTTCGCCCGCCGCGGCGCCGTCCTCGACGAGACCCTGGACGCGCTGCGGGCCGCGCTGGGCCCCGAGGAGTACCCCGAGTTCGAGGGCGAGCGGTTCTCCTTCAAGGACCTCGGCCAGCTGCCCCGGCCCGCCCAGGAGCGGATCCCCGTCTGGGTCGGCGGCTCGTCCGGACCGGCCGTGCGCCGCGCGGCCCTGCGCGGCGACGGCTGGCTCCCGCAGGGCGACCCGCGCGACAAGCTGCCCGCGCAGATCGCCCGTATCAAGGAGCTCCGCGCGCAGGCCGGGATCGCCGGCCCCATGGAGTTCGGGGCGATCAGCGAGGCCCTGTACGTCGGCGAGCCCGGCTGGGACACCGGCCGCCGCACCCTGACCGGCAAGGCGGAGGCGCTCGCCGAGTCCCTGCGGGAGTACAAGACCCTCGGCGTGGACCAGATCCAGGTCCGCTTCCGCAGCCGCGACCGCGCCGAACTCGTCGACCAGATCACCGCTTTCGGCGCCGACGTCGCGCCGCACCTCAACGACTAG
- a CDS encoding SDR family NAD(P)-dependent oxidoreductase has protein sequence MGKLDGRVVIITGAARGQGEQEARLFAAEGAKVLLGDVLDEQGAAVAKDIGEDRARYVRMDVSREEDWAAAIAAAKEAFGPVNGLVNNAGILRFNELTSTPLEEFQQVVQVNQVGAFLGIKSVAPEIEAAGGGTIVNTSSYTGLTGMAYVGTYAATKAAILGLTRVAALELAAKGIRVNAMCPGAVDTPMANPGLLDPDNMTDEAKDAMAELYKRVVPMGRVGQPEEIAKLALFLTADDSSYITGQPFVIDGGWMAGVSIL, from the coding sequence ATGGGCAAGCTGGACGGGCGCGTCGTGATCATCACCGGCGCGGCGCGCGGCCAGGGCGAGCAGGAGGCCCGCCTGTTCGCCGCCGAGGGCGCCAAGGTGCTGCTCGGCGACGTGCTGGACGAGCAGGGCGCGGCCGTGGCCAAGGACATCGGCGAGGACCGGGCCCGGTACGTACGGATGGACGTGAGCCGCGAGGAGGACTGGGCGGCCGCGATCGCCGCGGCGAAGGAGGCCTTCGGCCCGGTCAACGGCCTCGTCAACAACGCGGGCATCCTGCGCTTCAACGAGCTGACCTCGACCCCGCTGGAGGAGTTCCAGCAGGTGGTGCAGGTCAACCAGGTCGGCGCCTTCCTCGGCATCAAGTCGGTGGCCCCGGAGATCGAGGCGGCCGGCGGCGGCACGATCGTCAACACCTCCTCCTACACCGGCCTGACGGGCATGGCGTACGTCGGCACCTACGCGGCGACCAAGGCGGCCATCCTCGGCCTCACCCGGGTGGCCGCGCTGGAGCTGGCGGCCAAGGGGATCCGGGTCAACGCGATGTGCCCGGGCGCCGTGGACACCCCGATGGCCAACCCCGGGCTGCTGGACCCGGACAACATGACCGACGAGGCCAAGGACGCGATGGCCGAGCTGTACAAGCGGGTCGTGCCGATGGGCCGGGTGGGGCAGCCGGAGGAGATCGCCAAGCTGGCGCTCTTCCTGACCGCCGACGACTCCTCGTACATCACCGGCCAGCCGTTCGTCATCGACGGCGGCTGGATGGCGGGGGTCAGCATCCTCTAA
- a CDS encoding LLM class flavin-dependent oxidoreductase, whose amino-acid sequence MEFGLFVQGYVPEARSKVDPQAEHKALLEETEYVIQADKSGFKYAWASEHHFLEEYSHLSANEVFLGYLAAATERIHLGSGIFNPLAPVNHPVKVAEKVTMLDHLSKGRFEFGTGRGAGSHEILGFLPGIEDMNGTKEIWEETIAEFPKMFLQEEYEGFQGKHWSLPPRKIFPKPYGKAHPAMWYAAGSPSSYAMAAKKGLGVLGFSVQKVSDMEWVLDQYKTAIQEAKAIGAFVNDNVMVTSTAICAETHDKAVEIAVNANMNRFQSLVFRYHDTFPRPEAIPQWPETLPEYNAEIIELLIAEELLICGDPSEVRAQCKRWEQAGADQLSFGLPTGVGYEDTMTTIKLIGEHVIPHIDTDPVHRTTRFRQAV is encoded by the coding sequence TTGGAATTCGGGCTCTTCGTGCAGGGATACGTGCCTGAGGCGCGGTCCAAGGTCGACCCCCAGGCCGAGCACAAGGCGCTGTTGGAGGAGACCGAGTACGTCATCCAGGCCGACAAGTCCGGCTTCAAGTACGCCTGGGCCTCCGAGCACCACTTCCTGGAGGAGTACTCGCACCTGTCGGCGAACGAGGTGTTCCTCGGCTACCTCGCGGCCGCCACCGAGCGCATCCACCTCGGCTCCGGCATCTTCAACCCGCTCGCCCCGGTCAACCACCCGGTCAAGGTGGCCGAAAAGGTCACCATGCTCGACCACCTCTCCAAGGGCCGCTTCGAATTCGGCACCGGCCGCGGCGCGGGCAGCCACGAGATCCTCGGCTTCCTCCCGGGCATCGAGGACATGAACGGCACCAAGGAGATATGGGAGGAGACCATCGCCGAGTTCCCCAAGATGTTCCTCCAGGAGGAATACGAGGGGTTCCAGGGCAAGCACTGGTCGCTCCCGCCGCGGAAGATCTTCCCCAAGCCGTACGGGAAGGCGCACCCGGCCATGTGGTACGCGGCCGGCTCCCCCTCCTCCTACGCCATGGCGGCGAAGAAGGGCCTCGGCGTGCTGGGCTTCAGCGTGCAGAAGGTCTCCGACATGGAGTGGGTCCTCGACCAGTACAAGACGGCCATCCAGGAGGCGAAGGCCATCGGCGCCTTCGTCAACGACAACGTCATGGTCACCTCGACCGCGATCTGCGCCGAGACGCACGACAAGGCCGTCGAAATCGCCGTCAACGCCAACATGAACCGCTTCCAGTCGCTGGTCTTCCGCTACCACGACACCTTCCCGCGGCCCGAGGCGATCCCGCAGTGGCCCGAGACCCTGCCGGAGTACAACGCGGAGATCATCGAGCTCCTGATCGCCGAGGAGCTGCTGATCTGCGGTGACCCGTCCGAGGTCCGCGCCCAGTGCAAGCGCTGGGAGCAGGCCGGGGCGGACCAGCTGTCCTTCGGTCTGCCGACCGGAGTCGGTTACGAGGACACGATGACCACGATCAAGCTGATCGGCGAGCACGTGATCCCGCACATCGACACGGACCCGGTCCACCGCACGACCCGCTTCCGCCAGGCCGTCTAG